A genomic region of Nostoc sp. UHCC 0702 contains the following coding sequences:
- a CDS encoding type II secretion system F family protein, which produces MPTFVARVRDSQGKTRTEKISAESLAQARTNLRDKGFVVQELKQFQGFKSSFNLKKFQNSFVKVTVKEKAVFSRQLATLVNAGVAIVRGLGVLSDQCTNAKLKQALMDISNDVQSGVNLSDSMRKHPDCFDGLYVSMIQAGEVGGVLDEVLARLAKLLEDVARLQNQIKSALAYPVVVGFLATAIFVGMTVFLIPIFAGIFKDLGTELPALTQFLMTCSEILRSFWSVIIVLALIGLSIAYKQYYKTRVGKETIDRLSLKMPLFGDLIQKSSVARFSRTFGALTRSGVPILTSLEIVRDTSGNQVVANAIDAARAEIQQGGMISIALQKEKVFPIMAIQMISIGEETGELDAMLMKVADFYEDEVEQTVKALTSILEPIMIVVLGGMVGTILLAMYLPLFKVFEKLG; this is translated from the coding sequence ATGCCAACATTTGTTGCCCGTGTTCGGGACTCACAAGGAAAAACCAGAACAGAAAAAATTAGCGCTGAATCCTTAGCGCAAGCTCGTACTAATCTGAGAGACAAAGGTTTTGTAGTCCAAGAACTCAAACAATTTCAAGGCTTTAAATCAAGCTTTAATTTGAAAAAATTCCAGAATTCTTTTGTTAAGGTTACGGTTAAGGAAAAAGCAGTTTTTTCTCGTCAACTTGCTACCTTGGTAAATGCTGGAGTAGCAATTGTTAGAGGTTTGGGGGTGCTATCCGATCAGTGTACTAATGCGAAATTGAAACAAGCTCTCATGGATATTAGTAACGATGTACAAAGCGGAGTCAATCTTTCAGATTCTATGCGTAAGCATCCTGATTGCTTTGATGGTTTGTATGTCAGTATGATTCAGGCTGGCGAAGTTGGTGGTGTACTTGACGAAGTACTCGCTCGGTTAGCCAAGTTATTAGAAGATGTTGCCCGATTACAAAACCAAATTAAATCAGCGCTGGCTTATCCAGTTGTTGTAGGTTTCTTAGCTACGGCTATCTTTGTCGGGATGACAGTTTTTCTCATCCCGATTTTTGCTGGTATTTTCAAAGATTTAGGAACTGAATTGCCTGCTCTAACACAATTCTTGATGACTTGTAGTGAAATCTTAAGAAGTTTTTGGTCTGTAATAATTGTGTTAGCTCTTATAGGTTTAAGTATTGCTTATAAGCAGTACTACAAGACTCGCGTTGGTAAGGAAACTATTGACCGTCTTTCTTTGAAGATGCCGTTGTTTGGCGACTTAATTCAAAAATCGTCAGTGGCTCGCTTTAGCCGAACCTTTGGCGCTTTGACTCGTTCAGGTGTACCAATTCTGACTTCTTTAGAAATTGTCCGAGATACATCAGGAAACCAAGTAGTTGCCAATGCTATAGATGCAGCACGGGCAGAAATTCAACAAGGAGGCATGATTAGCATTGCCTTGCAAAAAGAGAAAGTTTTTCCGATTATGGCAATTCAAATGATTAGTATCGGAGAAGAAACTGGTGAACTAGATGCAATGTTGATGAAGGTTGCGGATTTCTACGAGGATGAAGTTGAGCAAACAGTAAAAGCATTAACTAGTATCTTAGAACCAATAATGATTGTGGTTCTGGGTGGTATGGTTGGTACAATTCTTTTAGCAATGTATCTGCCTCTATTCAAGGTATTTGAAAAGCTGGGATAA
- a CDS encoding saccharopine dehydrogenase-like oxidoreductase: MNTEQANKTIRVGVLGFGGLGQAAAKLLAGKREMILVAAADQKGYAYTAEGLNIQQCIATYQSQGSVGYLEPVGTLTNRSIQDLIDRTQPVDGYFLALPNLPNDFIPSVAKQFIQSGWRGVLVDAIKRTSAVEQLLAMKEELQAAGITYMTGCGATPGLLTAAAALAAQSYAEIHQVEITFGVGIANWEAYRATVREDIGHMPGYTVETARAMTDAEVEALLDKTNGVLTLENMEHADDVMLEVAGIVGRDRVTVGGVVDTRNPKKPLSTNVKVTGRTFEGKISTHTFTLGDETSMAANVCGPAFGYLKAGRQLHQRRIYGIFTAAEIMPQFVR; the protein is encoded by the coding sequence ATGAATACAGAACAAGCGAATAAAACAATCCGCGTCGGTGTACTGGGTTTTGGCGGTTTAGGACAAGCAGCCGCCAAGCTACTTGCTGGTAAACGGGAAATGATTTTAGTCGCAGCCGCAGATCAAAAAGGCTACGCTTACACCGCAGAAGGTTTAAATATTCAACAATGCATTGCAACCTATCAATCTCAAGGTTCAGTAGGTTATTTAGAACCAGTCGGGACATTAACAAATCGTAGTATTCAGGATTTAATCGATCGCACACAACCTGTAGACGGGTATTTTCTGGCTTTACCCAACTTACCTAACGACTTTATACCCTCTGTAGCCAAGCAATTTATCCAATCTGGTTGGCGTGGGGTGCTAGTGGATGCCATTAAGCGTACCAGCGCCGTAGAACAACTATTGGCAATGAAAGAGGAACTGCAAGCCGCAGGCATTACCTACATGACAGGGTGCGGGGCGACACCAGGACTATTAACAGCCGCCGCCGCTTTAGCCGCCCAAAGCTATGCCGAAATTCATCAGGTTGAAATTACCTTTGGCGTGGGAATTGCCAATTGGGAAGCTTACCGCGCCACCGTCCGCGAGGACATTGGCCATATGCCTGGTTATACAGTGGAAACTGCCAGGGCCATGACTGACGCGGAAGTAGAAGCATTACTAGATAAAACTAATGGCGTGTTGACCTTGGAGAACATGGAACACGCCGATGATGTAATGTTAGAGGTAGCGGGAATAGTGGGACGCGATCGCGTTACTGTTGGCGGCGTTGTTGATACTCGTAATCCTAAAAAGCCCCTCAGCACCAACGTTAAAGTAACGGGGCGTACCTTTGAAGGTAAAATTTCCACCCATACCTTTACTTTGGGAGATGAAACCAGCATGGCGGCTAATGTTTGCGGCCCTGCCTTTGGCTATCTCAAAGCTGGTAGGCAATTGCACCAGCGCCGTATTTACGGCATATTCACCGCTGCCGAAATCATGCCTCAATTTGTGAGGTAA
- a CDS encoding DUF4926 domain-containing protein, with product MAPNTVNLLDVIALTVDLPEYSLRRGQVGTVVEILADGAAFEVEFSDRNGRTYESIGLRPEQFMVLHFEPVSPDSVPQIVTV from the coding sequence ATGGCTCCAAATACAGTCAATTTACTGGATGTAATAGCACTAACAGTTGATTTGCCTGAATACAGCTTGCGTCGTGGTCAAGTTGGTACAGTAGTAGAAATATTAGCTGATGGCGCTGCGTTTGAGGTTGAATTTAGCGATCGCAATGGACGCACTTACGAATCTATCGGTTTACGCCCAGAACAATTTATGGTGTTACATTTCGAGCCAGTATCACCTGATTCAGTACCTCAAATTGTGACTGTGTAA
- a CDS encoding AbrB/MazE/SpoVT family DNA-binding domain-containing protein, which yields MGAAIRTRIVKIGNSQGVRIPKPLLEQSGIHTDVEIEVHGDHLIVRAAPRLRNGWDEAFAAMVERKDDVLLDDVTTTDWDLVEWEW from the coding sequence ATGGGCGCAGCTATTAGAACCCGAATTGTGAAAATTGGCAACTCTCAAGGTGTTCGTATTCCCAAACCCTTATTAGAACAAAGCGGTATTCACACAGACGTAGAAATTGAGGTTCATGGCGATCATTTAATTGTTCGTGCTGCACCACGGTTAAGGAATGGCTGGGATGAAGCTTTTGCAGCAATGGTAGAACGAAAAGATGATGTTTTGCTAGATGACGTTACCACAACTGACTGGGATCTAGTTGAGTGGGAATGGTAA
- a CDS encoding type II toxin-antitoxin system PemK/MazF family toxin — protein sequence MVIKRFDVFLVNLDPTIGSEIQKTRPCVVISPDEMNRHITTVIVAPMTTKGQAYPTRVVCQFQGKEGQIVLDQIRTVDKTRLVKRLGQISNDEQRAVLDILAEMFAE from the coding sequence ATGGTAATCAAACGTTTTGATGTTTTCCTAGTTAATCTTGACCCCACTATTGGTAGCGAAATTCAAAAGACTCGCCCTTGTGTAGTTATTTCACCAGACGAAATGAACCGCCATATTACTACCGTTATTGTTGCTCCAATGACTACAAAAGGGCAAGCATATCCCACACGCGTGGTTTGTCAATTTCAAGGCAAAGAAGGGCAGATTGTTCTTGATCAAATTCGCACAGTGGATAAAACTCGATTAGTTAAACGGCTTGGTCAAATTAGTAATGATGAGCAAAGAGCAGTTCTTGATATTTTGGCTGAGATGTTTGCCGAGTAA
- a CDS encoding DUF2997 domain-containing protein, which produces METLEFIIYPDGRVQEKVTGIVGASCAEVTAAIEAQLGQVLIHEPTSEFFAVKVQQSNVANTQSTYSEW; this is translated from the coding sequence ATGGAGACATTAGAGTTCATAATTTATCCAGACGGTCGGGTACAAGAAAAAGTCACAGGGATTGTGGGTGCTTCTTGCGCTGAGGTTACAGCAGCAATAGAAGCACAGCTGGGGCAAGTACTCATTCATGAGCCAACCTCAGAATTTTTCGCCGTGAAGGTGCAGCAATCTAATGTGGCGAATACGCAAAGCACTTACAGCGAATGGTAA
- a CDS encoding DUF1257 domain-containing protein: MSHFSQIKTQIRNLDSLKDALTELGVDWKPGPREVRGYRGQTHPAEVTIEQENGYDIGFRWNGKEYELVADLQYWQQNLSVDGFLRQVTQRYAYQSVVKETARVGFQVTEQQKNEDGSIRLVVQRWSA; the protein is encoded by the coding sequence ATGTCACACTTTAGCCAAATTAAGACTCAAATACGTAACCTTGACTCTTTGAAAGATGCGCTGACTGAATTGGGCGTAGACTGGAAACCAGGCCCACGCGAAGTGCGTGGCTATCGCGGTCAAACTCATCCTGCCGAAGTGACTATCGAGCAAGAAAATGGCTATGATATCGGCTTTAGATGGAATGGCAAAGAATACGAACTGGTGGCTGATTTGCAATATTGGCAGCAAAACCTGTCTGTAGATGGTTTCTTGCGTCAAGTAACTCAGCGTTATGCTTACCAATCAGTTGTCAAAGAAACTGCTCGTGTTGGCTTTCAAGTTACCGAACAGCAAAAAAATGAAGATGGTTCTATTCGTTTGGTAGTACAACGCTGGAGTGCGTAA
- a CDS encoding ferredoxin, with protein sequence MADFLPSPEETEENRSGLEPELGGFLRDAPERSGFEPELGGVLRQKGVYVDEITCIGCKHCAHVARNTFYIEPDYGRSRVIRQDGDAEEVVQEAIDTCPVDCIHWVDYTELRKLEEERKFQVIPVVGYPVEQAVSTAERRRRKQKLKSKKSRY encoded by the coding sequence ATGGCTGATTTTCTGCCGTCACCGGAAGAAACAGAAGAGAATCGTTCTGGCTTGGAACCAGAATTAGGTGGGTTTTTACGGGATGCACCTGAACGTTCTGGTTTTGAGCCGGAATTGGGCGGTGTGCTGCGCCAAAAGGGTGTTTATGTTGATGAAATCACCTGTATTGGTTGCAAGCATTGCGCTCATGTGGCACGTAACACTTTTTACATTGAACCAGATTATGGGCGATCGCGTGTGATTCGCCAAGATGGGGATGCGGAGGAGGTTGTCCAAGAAGCAATTGATACTTGTCCAGTTGATTGCATCCATTGGGTTGATTACACTGAACTGAGAAAGTTAGAAGAAGAACGCAAATTTCAGGTGATTCCTGTTGTGGGCTATCCAGTGGAACAAGCGGTATCGACTGCTGAAAGGCGGCGTAGAAAGCAAAAGTTAAAGAGTAAAAAATCCCGTTATTAA
- a CDS encoding DUF4335 domain-containing protein produces the protein MPLTNSVIRRYTPPTCTLEILAQSSALSQWMGKTVLKKLRFELRFDDPKLPEERRVPIRGDRDQLEALCDAVTSYVQEFLQQPPESFWISFSGLQDSSKVPHDSELTDFQQSPLPTKTFESFNSQLPGKIYLESSSYLTHNLHLGSLANQASGRVIQLSLLQLFDLATALDEYSTDVMALPNLEKSNTFRQLPAWTPVAAVLVLGVGLLPITLQYANNIRLKQPQTAKKAAPTQEEIALAPSDSLDFPTPQPGLTPGDDLQRSLPSLGTTPPLSTSTLPEKPITSPGSGLPSNSQYPISGLPPASLASPQNAGTIPPGTIPGLNSNRQSAATTMIPGQQIAITPNLQQNPTGSTSPSQLNLPNKRNLPSRFSSSTGSLSSNIPAIPPSAPNIPSNSSSNTLPQGYTPINPTSQLQTGINSPQSFSSTAQPSPKLSSTNTSSTTSLAERLRGASQTSISPENANDSTLFDTPQVAEARNILTKRWQPPSGLTQTLEYSLMLGVDGTIERILPLNKPAREYVNSTGMPDIGKPFVSANRYGKNARIRVILRPDGQVQTFPESE, from the coding sequence ATGCCTTTAACAAATTCTGTCATTCGTCGCTACACACCCCCCACTTGTACGCTAGAAATATTAGCGCAAAGTTCAGCCTTATCTCAGTGGATGGGGAAAACTGTTCTTAAGAAGCTCAGATTTGAATTACGCTTTGACGATCCAAAATTACCAGAAGAACGCAGAGTGCCGATTCGAGGCGATCGCGACCAACTCGAAGCTTTATGTGATGCCGTCACTAGCTATGTACAAGAATTCCTACAACAGCCTCCAGAAAGCTTTTGGATCAGTTTCTCTGGACTCCAAGATTCAAGTAAAGTACCTCATGACTCAGAATTAACAGATTTTCAACAATCTCCGCTGCCAACTAAAACATTTGAGTCTTTTAATTCCCAGCTACCAGGAAAGATATACTTAGAATCGAGCAGTTATTTAACCCATAATCTACATCTCGGTTCCCTCGCCAACCAAGCATCTGGGCGTGTAATTCAACTCAGTCTGCTGCAACTGTTCGATTTGGCGACTGCCCTTGATGAATATTCTACTGATGTTATGGCATTACCAAATCTTGAAAAAAGCAATACTTTCCGACAGTTGCCTGCTTGGACACCTGTTGCCGCTGTGCTGGTGTTAGGTGTGGGTTTACTACCTATAACATTGCAGTATGCCAACAATATCAGGCTTAAGCAACCACAAACAGCCAAAAAAGCTGCTCCCACCCAAGAAGAAATTGCTTTAGCACCTTCAGATTCACTTGACTTTCCCACACCGCAACCAGGACTAACGCCTGGTGACGATTTGCAGCGATCGCTACCTTCTTTAGGCACTACCCCCCCGCTTTCCACTTCTACTTTGCCCGAAAAGCCCATTACATCCCCAGGTTCGGGTTTACCCTCCAATTCCCAATACCCCATTTCTGGTTTACCCCCAGCATCCCTAGCATCTCCTCAAAATGCCGGAACTATACCTCCTGGGACGATTCCCGGTCTAAATAGCAATCGGCAAAGTGCAGCAACTACCATGATTCCAGGTCAGCAAATTGCTATTACACCAAATCTCCAGCAAAACCCCACAGGGTCAACTTCCCCAAGTCAACTTAATCTTCCCAACAAACGCAACTTGCCATCTAGATTTTCTTCATCTACAGGCAGTTTATCCTCTAATATTCCAGCAATTCCCCCGTCTGCGCCTAACATACCCAGTAACAGTAGTAGCAATACGCTTCCTCAAGGTTATACACCAATAAACCCAACAAGCCAGCTACAGACAGGAATCAATTCCCCACAAAGTTTTTCCTCCACTGCACAACCCTCGCCTAAACTATCCTCTACAAATACTTCATCTACTACCTCCCTGGCTGAGAGATTAAGGGGCGCATCTCAAACTTCCATATCCCCAGAGAACGCTAACGATAGTACATTATTTGACACCCCCCAAGTAGCAGAAGCTAGAAATATCCTCACAAAGCGCTGGCAGCCACCTTCAGGGTTAACACAGACATTAGAGTATAGTTTGATGCTGGGGGTTGACGGTACAATTGAACGGATTTTACCCCTGAATAAGCCAGCTAGAGAATATGTTAATAGTACGGGAATGCCTGACATTGGTAAACCATTTGTTTCCGCCAATAGATACGGAAAAAATGCCAGAATTCGAGTAATTCTCAGACCTGATGGTCAAGTACAGACATTTCCAGAGTCTGAATAA
- a CDS encoding DUF3038 domain-containing protein, which translates to MLKVMHLTANSATPNSQWEDLIKLPAPNTVQWDNIKTQLDLVLLALETLTGIGSEAMLSAATNLNLESRVPDRVALWRLRQSNPLRKGQGGRKKLDVEEARSLVLITCYLAKQHQELIRRAVGLLEQMAENNQEPHQAALLGDYIDAFCNIYQERMEEDEQISTDLLTRLALKLLVDLLFYSAPGGHRRLWLALIDRSAKF; encoded by the coding sequence ATGCTAAAAGTTATGCACTTGACCGCCAATTCAGCTACCCCAAATTCCCAGTGGGAGGATTTAATCAAGCTTCCAGCCCCAAACACAGTTCAATGGGACAATATCAAAACTCAGTTAGACTTGGTGTTATTGGCGCTAGAAACTTTGACTGGCATCGGTTCCGAAGCCATGCTTTCGGCAGCAACTAATCTCAATTTAGAGTCAAGAGTCCCAGACCGCGTAGCATTATGGCGACTACGCCAGTCAAATCCCCTACGCAAAGGTCAAGGAGGGCGAAAAAAGCTAGATGTAGAAGAAGCGCGATCGCTTGTTCTCATTACTTGCTACCTCGCCAAACAGCACCAGGAATTGATTCGTCGTGCTGTTGGTCTATTAGAACAAATGGCGGAAAATAACCAGGAACCTCATCAGGCCGCTTTACTTGGAGACTATATTGATGCTTTTTGCAACATCTACCAAGAACGGATGGAAGAGGACGAGCAAATCTCGACAGATTTACTTACCCGCCTGGCACTAAAACTGCTTGTAGATTTACTGTTTTACAGTGCCCCTGGTGGACACCGCCGTCTGTGGTTAGCACTTATAGACCGTTCTGCAAAATTTTAG